The nucleotide sequence CGGACCTCATTTCACTGCTTCTGTCACAGGAAGCGCCAGCACATGCATCCGCGGGGAAGCCGGAACAGGTCTCGACAGATTCCGGGGCGCGAAGCGGCGTTTCTCCAGCGAAGCTCATTGACGTTCTCGGACAGCTCGACTCGCTCTTGGCAGTGCCAGAGAACGCAGGGTACAGGCCTTTTCTGCACGACATCTTCACCTCACTGCCGCCCTCCGTCTTGCAAGCCATTGCGCCACCAGTAGCCTCTCCTGCTAGTgttgtcgccgccgcctcctctgaAGCTGATGCAACCTCGACCAGCGCGGCGGAGTAGCGCCGGtgcgcgtttttttttgtcgcgcgctcctcctgaCCCCCGCCCCTACCCCGCATCCGCcaccccacacgcacgcacgcttgCATTTGTGACCTCTCGCACCCATCTGGTGTTGCGTCCGTCTCCCCTTCATCATCGTCTGTTCACGGTGCTAGCGACTGCCCTGCGAGCGGCTGTAGTTGAGGAGATGCACGGATCTACTCGGTTATGTGGGCGTCTGTGTGCCCCCCCTTGTTTCCCCACACTTTtccgaaagaaaaaaaaacgaaggtAACGAAGCGGAAGCCTTTAGAGCCCTTTCTGCTCGCCGCCGGGTAAGTTGGCAACACGCCAGGGGTGTCGATGGGGGCCTCGCGCATTCATGCCCACACCCCATACTTCCCCTTTTTGTGTCTTGATAATCAAACGCGCGTGTGAGGGGCGGTGCCCCGCATTCCTCGCGTTACGTTCCTGTGCACCCGACCTCTTCTCCgctgctttctctcctctcccttcctcccctcacccTGCACCGCAGGGCGCGCTTTCATGTGCAGCGTTGGAGCTCTGCGACGGAGACCACCTCTCGCTCCCCCATCGCCGCTTCGCTACTGTAGCATACCTCTCATGCCTTTCTTTTCTGCTTTCGATCCACCCTTCCTcactcttctctctcccacgCTTCTCTCTGGCGGACCTTCAGTTTTTCTCTTTCGTGGTTTTGTGTGCTGCTCCCGTGCGCATCCACCGCCGCTACCGTTAAACTCCCTCCCGACTTTCCCtagccgctgcatcgcggATTCACCAGATCACCTCTTTCTCGCGCGGCAAGTGCCCGGTCTGCGTGTGCATACGCTTGCGTCCAACTTTAGCACTGAATTGTAGCGGGCCGGTGTCGCGTCGCAGTGATACAGAAGGATCGACAGAGGAACACGTCAAGTAGGGTGAAGGAacggcgcagaggcagagagctCATCGTACCAGTCACCTctacgcatatatatatatatatatacatgcagGTGCATCCATACACACGCGAGCTGCTTCAGTGTTCATGTAAtcttcccccttccttttgcctcctcctctatTGCAGGGTTTCACCTGGAAAGCAaaacacatacatacacacacacacaccaactCGCTCATTCTCCTTCGCACAGGTTGCCGTCTTCCTTGATTTTCACCAGGAGCACGCTCCGATCTACAtatcgctgctgccgctatCACGGACGTTGCCGTTTTCTTCTGCCGTAGCTGCGACGGCTtctgctcttctcttccttttcctctctctttggacgcctctttttgtgtgtgttgttcCAGTGTGCTTGCTAATGCTCGTATTCTCACTGTTGTGCGAGTAGACGTTGCCTCTGTACCGCTCTGCTTCTTTTCGGCAACTGTGGCTgccgtgtacgtgcgcgagAGTTTCCGTCGCGTAATTGTGACtgtgactgtgtgtgtgtgcagctctctttctctctgctggTATGGGCGTATTTGCTTACTGCTGTCACCCACCGTTTTTCTTTGCTATTGTGTTCCTTATACCTTGATACAcgcctgcctccctctctctgttgtacacgcgcctctctctgtgtgttcCTACGAAactgcgcgtgtgtctgtgcggtTAATCTCGTCGCTGGTGCTCACTGTGTAAcatcttgtttttttttcctcggTAAAgttctgtctgtctgtctgttcTCCCCACCCTCAGGCTAATTGTGAAAGCCGTTGTTTGTGCGGGGGTGTCCGTGCGCTTTCTTGGAGACCGTGTATAATTCCTTTCGCACTCGCCTCTCATCACCGCAGATCCACACCGTCTAacacccccttcccccctctgtgtatgtgcacgcgtgtgcctgcgcacAGACGCAAGCACGGGCGGACACGCTAAGATACACTATCGTCCATATATATCGCGAAGAATTGTTCTCTTCCCGATTGGACATCGCATTGCCCGACAAGCGCAAcaagaggaaagagagacacaggAAGGGAGAGCGACAAGGGACCTGAACTCTGGGGACtcctgccgtggcggcgacggacTTGCTGCTGAGCGCCGCACAGCCTTTTCGGATCTCCCAAGATCATctttgctcttttttttttctcgttttgcccctcccccctccccctcctccttcttccctttttcgTGTTGTGTTTGTCTTCCGTGCTACGTCTGTGCTGCTTGTTTGTACGGGCTTCATCACCAGGGAGGAGCGTGAGGAACGCCCTCACATTTCACGAACTCTTTCTCTCCAGCCTTACAAAAAGTCAAGACCACCAAGCGACGGCAGCTTCCACTGCTTCACCTCATCCCGGCGCGCTCTCGGCCATCGCTTCTGATGGACAGCACGCTGGCAAAGCTCCCCGCCACGCGGTGGGACCGCCtgatggcggtgctggaaGAAAACGAGCCCGAGCGAGCGATCGATGCCCCAAACATCCTGGAACGGGCCAAGAAGCTGAACTTGTCTGACTTGGAGCTGTTTTATCTTCTACTCATGCGCTACCAGGATAAGCAGCCAAAGATTTTGATGGACGTGGTGAGCCTCTACGCAATGATGAGTACGTGGATGGAGTGGATCGTGcaggtgcagcgctgcctggACGCGAAGAAGCGCAAGATGGACGCCGGCAGCCCTTCCCATACGGCCACAGGGGTGCCGGTGCTGATGCCCACTTCGTCCGACTTCGCCGACTCTGGGCGCACATTCCTGTCCTGCCCCAGTAGCAACTGCACGAACACCCCGATTTCCTCAAATCCGGCGTACAGTTCAGAAAACTACGGCAATGACTTCGGTAGCCGGCCGGACAGCGCCACCCATGCCGCCCGCAACCCCGTCTCCTCGACCGTGCGCGGGTTTCACGATAAATCgggccgccgcagccactcGACGAGCTTCCACTGGTGCTTTGACCTCGGCCCTGACTGGAAGTGGGACGGCTCACTGGACTTTCTGCGCAACGGACGCGTGCTGAGCTGtctcgtggaggaggcccTGGACCGCTGTGGCAAGTtggaggtgctgccggaCGACCACCGCGTTCACCCAGGGACGCCGAACCCCATCACCCACGAGATCCTGTACCCCTCGCTGGCGGACATCGATCGTGTCTTCAAGGGTGCAGCCGAGGATGGAGCAACTGACGTCGTCAGCGCGAGCAGGTCCTTTAGCAAACTGAACTATCTCTCCACCCTCGACTTCTCACGTGGGCTACAGCTAAGCCGAGGTGACAAGGCGCAGCCCTCAAAGGCACTGAAACTGATCGAGGAACAAGGGAAGAACCTtgcagcggcggagcagTGGGTGCGAAAGCTGAATAGCATGTGCGAGCGCTTTCTCGGCTGGGAAAAGTCGGCGCACGAAAACCGCGCCTTCTTCGACCTCTGCAACCCCGACAACCTTGTACGCCCGCTCAACTCGGACGACGCGCGTTTGCTCTACCGCATGCACTGGCTTGCCGTGGCACTTTACCGCGCTGTCAAGGATGCGTCCATTATaccggcgccaccgcgcatGAGCTTCATTGTATGCCACGACGACCTTGGAGGACTGCCGGACACATCGGCGGAGGACGACGAAATCGGCCTTTTAGTGGCTACCAAGTGCAGCTGTCTCCCCCTCAAAGCGCGTCTGAGCGTGACCATGAAGGACTTCAACACcatgcagctgctccaccccGACATGAAGCACGGCCCCCGCGTCCTGCCGTGCACCATAGTGAAAGGCGAGGTATTTGCTTACTTTGAGGAGCGCCATACCTTTGTCCCGGTTTGGTCGGTCTTCCAGTACCATCTCCAGCACTTTGACGGGCTGGTCTGGTGCTTCGAGATGAGCCGCCAAGAACGGGAGCAAGAGCGACAGGTGCTCGGGACGAACTTCTCAGCCACTCGCCCGGACCTCGGCGCCAGTGATGACTTCGCCTTCAACGGTAGCAGTGCGGCGTTCGACCTCACGGTGCACAGCTCCACTGTTCGACACGACCGCCAGCGCAGACCACCAGAGTCTCCGAGCAATACCCAGTGGATGCGCGGATCGATCACCCCCAAACCCTTTGATTTGCCCACTGATTGCAAGGCGTCTGtcacgctgctgccacaACGTTTTCCCCACCAGCCAGCGGCACAGTCGGGCACCGGCGTCGAGATGGGCGTCAGTGTGTCAAAGGTGCGGCTAAACCGCATTGCTATTCCGTCCCCCCGCCCTTCCTCGGCATGCCCGTCGCCCTCCTCATCACCGGCTACCACTTCAAGGGCTGCTGACCCTTTTGCGCAACTGAGCGCCACCCCAGCTGCTGGAACCGGCATCACTAACAACGCCAACGCCTTCTCATCGACGACCTGCGGAGTTTCTACCGCTGTCGTCACCAGCGCGTCATCATCGGGCATCGACGCAGTCTTGAACGCCATCAAGAGCCCGATTTCAGACTTGTCGCTGTCGATGACGGCCTCGCGACAGGCTACGGCGGTGTGCACGACTGGGGAGCAGGAGACACCGTCGACGCACATTGCATACCTTCTCCCCCCCAAACGATCGAGCGAGGCGCTTGACGAATCAACAGAGAACACCGAGCTTCTCTCGCGAGAGGTGACGGTGTGCATGGAGGCAAAGACGAAGGAGGTTGTGGAGTGTGACCGCAttgtcggcgctgccgccagcgatgcggcggtgctgaagcCGTCCTGCACCATTTCCTGCTCCCCTTGCTCGCAGGTGATGGTGACTCAGGAGGCGCACTatcacggcggcgccgaggcgcCGGAGGAAGACGATGATGTGATCAGCGACGCGACGATGACGGTGGTGTGCAGCGAGAGCCACACGATCATCCGAAACTTCACTGCAGCAGTGGTGCAGGAGTCGGAGCAGAGCGGCATTTCGATCTTGTCCCACCACTTCCGCGTAAGCAGCGGCCCCATCGGGAAGGGTGCCTTTGGTGCCGTATACAGGGCTCTGAATCTGGATACGGGCAGAATCGTAGCGGTGAAGCAGTCGCGCTACTCTTACGATGACAAAACAGCGGACCTCAACTGGCGTGAGTTTCAAATGTGgtcgatgctgccgccgcacgcaaACGTCATCACCTTCTACGGTGCGTCGAGGGAGGTCGACACGAACCAGCTACTGCTCGTCATGGAGtacgccagcggcggcagcattGTGCAGCTGTACCGCTACTTTCGGCCCATTCCAGAGCCGCTCTTCTACGATCACGCCGTCGGCATTGCACGCGGCCTGAAGCACCTGCACGACCACAATGTGATCCACGGTGACGTGAAGCCGGAAAATGTGCTGACGCGCTCAGACGGCAGTGTGGCCATCTCTGACTTCGGGTGCAGTAGCTTCTCCTTGGTCAGCTCGGACAACGGCAGTCCTTTGCTCCGCTCCTccaagcgagagagcggcTCCTTGCAGCTATTCGGGACAGCTGCGTACATGGCACCGGAGGTGATCTTGAATGAGCCACACCTCAAGTCAGATGTGTGGGCCTACGCGTGTAcgctggtgcagctgtgGCTGGGAAAGTCACCGTGGTCCTATGGTGAGCGCCGCTTCTCGGCACTGGACTCTATTCCACTCATGTTCTACATTGCGAATGAGGAGGTGGTGCCCTTCACGACGGAGCAGCTAGAGAGGTCGCCGAGGTGGTTGCAATGCATCGCCCGACGCGCGTTTGAGCGGGACgtggagcggcgctgcaccatGGCAGAAATCATCAGCATCCTGGCCGATTACAGCAAAGTGTACCGCCCGTAGGCCACTCCGCAAGCTTTTTGCGGATGTGCTCATGCCTCATCCCCCTGTTCACTTTATTTCTCCTCTGCTCACCACCTCTCTCGCCTGCTCTCGATCCTCTCTGTCCTTGTACCGTCCGCGCTGTTCTTGTCGTTGCCGCTGGTTCTCATGTCGTGCTTCTGTCTCTTCcatttttcctttttttccttcggGATTTGTGCGTATTTCACTGCCGCCTTCCTCATCACTTTTCCGCCCctctgttgttgctgtcttcttcgcctttgtTGTCCTTTTCGTGGGCAGGCGCCTTTCTTTTCTCCTTGCTCtaccctcctcccccccatctctctccttgtgcgTCCGTGTGCCGGCCtcgtctgtctctctcccaGCCTCATCACAGCCTCCCCTTCCTACACCTCTGCTCTGTGTcctatgtgtatgtgcgttCACGattgcgtgcgcgcatgggTGGGACAGGCTCATGAGCGTATGTCTCTctgtatatgtgtatgtgtacgtgtatgtgtatgtgcgtgtgtgcggtcATACCTTTCCGACCTTTCTTGCTACTGCTTCTTCTCTCGTCGCTTCGCTTACCGACTTCTCTTGCCTTTTGtattttttctttttcgtcgGTGCGTGCTTTCCTCACCGTCGAGCTCTCCCCCATTCGTCTGTTCGTCTGGTCGGCTCTCACTGTATGCCCAACGACAGCGAGAAACCGAAAATATAACATACACTCGCACACAGCCCCCTCACCTAGGAGCCGTTGCAGGAAACGCTGCGTTATATGGAGAAAAGGGTGTCTTATAATTCCGCCCTATCGCTTTCTTGTTAACCCACCGCATCCTTGTCGTGGCGTGGGAGGGGGCTGGtgacagcgagagcgagtGCGTTCGATATTGACACCTGTATATGTGTAATGTGCCCGTAGATCCTCTGCTGGGGTGATCTAGAGTCCCATGGGAGAAAAGagtgctgcgcagccgtcCTTAACATGAGCGCTCCtccgcgtgcacgtgtgctaTAATATTGAGCTGCCGAGAGGCTGCCGCACATGGTGAGCATTCCCGCGCGGCACAGATCCTCTACTCGACTTgccatgcacgcacgctgTACAGCCCATATGTCTGTGCATGATGGATGCTGCATATGCGCCCCTGCTTGCCTCTCTGATGGCCGTACGGTGGATCACGGTACTCGTTGCCCTGCGCTCGCTCGTGTGAGCTCTCTTGTggcctccctctttttcttttctcaGTTGCGGAACGCCTTTGCCGAGCcattcccctcccctccccccgcttcCTTCTTTTCGTTCGTCGGCTCTACTCGCCCGCatgcatatgtatgcatCCTCGCAAAGCGTGCGTCTTGCCGGCGCACCTCCACTCCCGAGTCTCTGCCCCcgcttcccccccccccgcactCGTCCCACGCAGTCGGCCGGCTTCTCGTTCTCCTTTTCTGCACCGTCGCGTGCTTCGCAGCTCACGTCTCGCGCCCCCTTTCttcatctctcttttttttcctcttgcGCAcaaagcgcagcggcgaaaagctgacagaaaaaaaaataacgATGGGGCTTGACATTCTCGAGATCGACACGaccaccccccaccccggCGTCACGATTGACGGCACTACCGCGCAGCGCGAGACAAACGGCGGGTGGGTGACGCTGCGggcgaagacgccgctgtcggccACGAATCATCAGTGGGCCATTCGAATTATTGATcaaggcgaaggcgcagaTGGGTCTGGCTTGATGATAGGCCTGCTTCCCCAGCTCAGCGCGCAGCTGGCAAGCGCGACCGGTAGCAAGTACATTTCTGAGCTCGGCGGCTGGTGTCTCTCGCGGGCTGGCGACACCTACGGCGCGTGGAAGTGCGACCGGTTCCCCTACTCGACGGACTGCGTCGTTGAATTCGATTGGGACGCCGTGACGGGCACCCTGTGCATGGTGAGCGGGAACAAGAAGGGTACCGGCCACATCCCCGGCCTCAAAGAGAGCGACGCGCTGTACCCAGCCGTCTCCATGTACTACCTGAACCAGAAGGTGGCGTTTGTGTAGCGACCTATTGGTGCCGCGTTTGACAAATAGCGTTTCGACTTCCCCGCGCTTGCTGGACCATTTGCTACCAGTGgcatggccgctgccgttgctggggctgctgctctcttgGATTCTGTTCTTGCCGTCTACCCCATCGTTCTCAGCGCTGAGGggcgccgtgcagcgcggTGTTTCTTCTCTGCTCTTGTCGGCGTCTGCGTGCACCCGTTCGTGCCTTGGTCACCTCCCACTCcaaggtgccgctgcccctgcggccttttctccctccttccacACAGCGTCTTTGTTTTTAGTttgccgcaccagcagccgcacgtgACAAATCAGCGACCAACGGACGTGAATGCCGCAGAGAAGATAAAGGCAACTCGAAGGCACACCAACACAAGGGCCGTGGGGACGAGCTGGTTGGTGATGGCCCAGCTGAGCACCCTGAACCCTTGCTCCCACTCCTTGTCTGAACAGAGCGCCGAGTAACACGGCTCTCTGTGCGAGTGTCCGTGATTATTCCACTTGGACCAAACAaacaacggcagcgaaaCAAGAAGGAACAGTGCGGATGTGCCTCCcccgtgcacgtgtgcgtgtctctctcctgccTCTTTGGTTGGTCTGGCAAACGATCCGCATCACTCATTTGCCCCTTTCTTCCAGGCGACCtcctgctgatgctgcctTTTACTTTCCGTCaccccgtctctctcgcacacggCGGATCTTGTCTTTTGCCTGCCCTGCTCCccatctctttttttttttgttccttCCCTGATAGACGCATACGTACGAACACATTTATGCATGCGCTCCGGGCTCACTTCATAGCCAAGGATGTAGCCGACCACGAGAGGGAACGGCAGACGTCTCTGGCTAGCGGTGCCAGCTTCACGCACGATCCCACACCACAGGAACACAGACGAGGACTGCCTGCCGCAGCTTCTGTTTCTCTCGTCCACCATCTCACTTCTACAGTATCTGCGGACTCTGCTTGAGTCTTCATTTTCGTATTTTATGTTTGTTTGGCCTGCTTGCCTGTCAATTGAACGCCGTGCCCCTGATGCGTGGTGACTGCTGCTTATCCTGTGTCTTCtgttgccccctcccccctccgccctcttGGCGCTCTCCTTCGCAGGAGTTTAGAGGTTCAGGGCTCTCTCGCGCTTGTTGGATTCCTGTGACACTATCGCGATGTGCCAGCACGCATTATTGGCGAGCCGTTTCGTTGGGGGATTTCTCTGGAAGCCTTCCCCGCGTTGCTGTcggtctctctttctctgtcccACTTCCCTCTATCCTGCCCCTAGGGTGGTTCTGGGAGAGGTGCTGCGTtccacttttttttttcagtaGATGCCGCCGCGTTCGCGTTGCCTTACGTCTGTGTCTCTGCCGCTTTCATCCGTCTCAGCGGAGAACCATTGGCGGTGGACCGTGCGCAAGTTCGCCGCGACATTGTTTGCGTGTGCAAGCCGTCcttcgagagagagagggaggggggggttCCGCTCCTTTTCGTGCATCGGCGCTGCCTTCAAAGCGGCTCTCGTTCGTTCTCTTTTCAGAAGTCTTCCTTAATGCTGCTCCATGCGGCGCGCTCTTATGCCttgcgcctcttcctcttccaaTGCTGCATTCCatgggcggtggcggcgtcgacgagaCGGTCCACGGGTGGCCCGACTGGATGTGGGGCGCTCTTCTTCGCGACAGACACAAATCTGTCTCACCCACCGACGGTGTCGACGAACACCACGCCGCCCTCCAGTGGCATGTGTTTGTGTAAGAGCAGATCGAGCCTCGTGGGGctgcgctcgctctcgccggAAGCGAGACGCTCACAAGCTCAAAGGGCCTCAGGTGAGCACGCCAGCACTCATCGCCTTCACCACGGGCCTTGGCGTGTGCTTCATGGGCCCGTCCGGCTTCTTGCCTAGCTACATCATTGGCTTCCGCAATGGCTCGGCGGCCGCCCAGGTGTCGCAGGCGCAGGCTATTGCACGTATGAtgtcctccgcctccacctcaGTGCGGAGACTGCCGAACACGTCAAAGGTCATCTTGATTGGCCACAACTCTAGGTGCGAGCGCGCGACGCCTTGCGTGCTGTAGAACCGCACCCAGGCGCTGCTCTCCGTAGCCGGCAGCGTCAGTCAGTAGCGATGCCGCGACTTCGTCTCCTTCATCAACGGCGTGTACGGCGAGGGGGAGAAAGTGTGGCCCGTGGCTGTGTCGACCTTCTTCAGGAAAGGCTAACTTGGTAGCATGGTGAAGAACGACTTTGACCACCATCGAAGCCGGTACCCGTTGGGCCCTACCACGCatctgctccagcagcccTTGCGAGTGTTACTGCGCAAGagctcccccccctcctcccggCTAGTAGACTCATCACCGCACGgaccccttctctctcccgctttTGGGGAAGGGGGTCAGAGCTGATATGTCGGTGAACGCTAGTCGAGTgtctgcagcgcagcggagctgcgcgggcGAGATCTGTCTCTTCCGACGGAGGGGTGGCTGCCCTTGAACTTCTCTGGCTGGTACGCCTACTTCTCCGTACAGGTGCTCGTGTGGGTGATCACCGAGAGGGGCAGCCAGAGAGAACTCTCAGGGGGTGTCGTAGGCAACGCAGATGCGGGGTGACCATCGTAAACTCACGGAATCagtcgcggcagcgcctgctcgACTACGACTCCGCCTACGGCCCCTTCGCGCTTGCCAAGGTTCAGCGTCCGCTGGCGAAGGCGGTCGTCGAGTATCCtccacgacgacgcggccATACGGCGGCTTTAAGggatgtcgtcgtcgctgccgagggCATGGTGGCCTCAAGTCGGCTTGGTGGCGACACAGCCATGATGAGCTTTTCCTGCTGCAAGTGCGCCAAGGGGCAGGAGCCAGTGTTTGTGTCTGTTGTCCTCCAGTACGGCTCTTTCATCGGCATCCACCGCACCCTGCGcgtcctctccctcacaatgctggcagccgcctcgcgctcGGCGTGCGCCTCGTCCTATGTGGCTGCCGGCTTGCGCACGGTCGTTCATTAGCTCACAGCAGCGCTGTAGGTGTCGTCCACGTTGCAGCTCGTggccgacgcggcgcgcaagTTCGTAAACGACGCTACCAGCGAGTTTCGCGGctgcctcctgctcctgcgcTCTGACTATGCCGTCATCACCTTCAACGCCTTGACGTGtctctgccgcagcacgcgaAGCGCTCGTGCGACTTTGCTATCGCAGTGCAGAGCCGCATCAAGCCCGAGAATGCCCGTCGGATTAGCGTGCAGGTGATCACGAACAACTTTCTTTTTGGCACCTGGGTCAGTGAAACCGGCTGCAAGAGCTGCGTTGTGTTCGGCAGGGCGCACTTTATCGAGTTCTTCATTCTGCTGCACAAACGCGCCTTTCCTGTGTCGTCGTCACGTAACCAACGGCGAAGCGCGTCGAGTTTTCCGAGACGATCCTTCTCGAGTTCGCTGCTATCCCTCATCGAGAGGTGCCGCACTCACTCTGCGAGCTGCACGACGCTATCGAAGGAAGGCTGGCGCGGATGCAGCCCCGCGCGGAACCATTCTGAGCGGGCTTTCAGTACCTGCGCGTGGGTGACTGCGTCATCGTGCTGCGGGCGCACAGGCGCGTGAGCGCTATCGATCCGACGTCGGCGCACTGTAttcagctgcgcctcacgcGGATGCAGGAAGGGAACACGACGTACTATACGAGCCACTTCCACGAACCGCCAATGCGCATCGTTACAGAGGCTGTGCACTGCCGCAAATGTAAAGGGTATTGGCGGTACATGCCACAGCGCATGGGGCTGGCGCATCAGGATGGCCCGTTTGCTTCAGTTTCCGACACCGCTCGCAGCCTCATGGACAAGAgagccggcgatgcgaccTCGCGCCGACCCGACCCATTCGCACCGGAATGGGTCGCGTGAAACACGGCGGAGGGCGTCCACTACAAACTGAGGATGGGAATGGCCAGCCTGGAGGCTCGTCGCTTTCCGACGCCCGGCATTCACTGAGGTGCGCCTCTGGCGGCCGTGACACCAGCGAAGCTTGCCTTCGCCAGCTACGCAGGCTCAGCGCTGAAAGGCACCGAGCAGGGACTTATGGAGTGGATCTACTTTTAGCCCCAGTCgggtgcagcagaggaggaggagctgccggcgcccGACAGGGGCTCGCCGGCGACCGCCAAAAACATTCTGCTGTGCCTGCTGTACAGCAGCGACAAGACGTGGAGCCGGGCTCGCTAGCCGGTGCCCACGCGCTCATCCAGCATCGTGCACCCGGCGatcgccggcggcgaacCTCCAGTGGCCATCACCTTTTCACCCCCCGACGAACCCGCAACATTCTGGAAGTGCCGGTTGCACAAGGAGATGAACATCATGCTCACTTTGAAGCCACTCAACGTGAACCAGTACATCTCCTCCACGTGGCAGGAATTGCAGACGGACATCATGATGGAGGGCGCACCGGACGGCTCGCTGAGGGACGCGACGGCCCGCTTCGGCGTGCCGACCAAGTCCTTGGCGCGCCGCTACAAGGTGGACATCCTGCACGGCTTGGCGTgccagcacggcggcggcatcacgCATGGCGATGCGAAGCCGTACAACATCTTCCTTGGGGCGGACCGCATGTGAAAGGGGTCCGGCGTCGGCTCCACAGTTTCAGAGGCGGCGGACTTGGCACAGTGAAGCGGCACGCTGGAGTTCCGCGGAACGGCCGTGTACCAATCTCCTGAGGCCGAAACCAGCCATCCTCTCACCGCAGCGTTTGAAATTTACTCCCATCGGCATATCTTTCCTGGAGATGCAGGCGGCTCGCCTGCCGTAGCGTTCGAGGACTTCCAAGCTGCGTGCCAGGCACCAGGGGATTGCGTGGTGGTGCGTTAGGTGGCCTTTCTGCGTGTGGTGGGGATCGGCGAGGTCGAGCCGATGATGGTCCGTGACCTCCTCTCTGGTGCGGAGGAGTTCGCGCAGGCGTGTCGTGCGCAacctcctctccttttcaCTTTCTGTTCGGGTATTTCCTTGCGAGGGCGAAGTAGGTGTGGGGTGGAAGCCGGTGTACGGTGGATGGAATTGGCTTGGGGATGGGGGGGCGGCACCAAGGCTGTGCACGTTGTGCTGTCCTTGCCATCGAGCGTGTTGTTCGGTGTGCACGTGTCCTCCTGTTTTGCGTATATCTCAaccacgacgccgccaccctcCCTTCCACTTGTCTCCTCTcccgccgccctccctcccttttgtATCTCACGTCGGAAGAGCACATCACCCGCTGGCGTAGGCTCActcctttttgtttggttGCTTCTTACCAAGGTGAGATGTCGGTCCTCCCAGCCCCATTCTGCCTCTCACCATGTATGATTGCATCTAAAGTCCAACAGACAAGTGGAAAAGCAAGGCAAGGGTCATCACCACGCTACAAGCGTGACGGCGAACACAAATGCGCAACCCACCATCGTGCTGTTATTCTTGTGCGTGGGGTTctggagggggggagggagggactTGTGAGTTCGTGCTACTGCAACCTCCTCGCTCCCGCTTTCCTGTATGCGCACGTCCAGCAGCTCAACCGATTTT is from Leishmania infantum JPCM5 genome chromosome 32 and encodes:
- a CDS encoding putative protein kinase, producing the protein MDSTLAKLPATRWDRLMAVLEENEPERAIDAPNILERAKKLNLSDLELFYLLLMRYQDKQPKILMDVVSLYAMMSTWMEWIVQVQRCLDAKKRKMDAGSPSHTATGVPVLMPTSSDFADSGRTFLSCPSSNCTNTPISSNPAYSSENYGNDFGSRPDSATHAARNPVSSTVRGFHDKSGRRSHSTSFHWCFDLGPDWKWDGSLDFLRNGRVLSCLVEEALDRCGKLEVLPDDHRVHPGTPNPITHEILYPSLADIDRVFKGAAEDGATDVVSASRSFSKLNYLSTLDFSRGLQLSRGDKAQPSKALKLIEEQGKNLAAAEQWVRKLNSMCERFLGWEKSAHENRAFFDLCNPDNLVRPLNSDDARLLYRMHWLAVALYRAVKDASIIPAPPRMSFIVCHDDLGGLPDTSAEDDEIGLLVATKCSCLPLKARLSVTMKDFNTMQLLHPDMKHGPRVLPCTIVKGEVFAYFEERHTFVPVWSVFQYHLQHFDGLVWCFEMSRQEREQERQVLGTNFSATRPDLGASDDFAFNGSSAAFDLTVHSSTVRHDRQRRPPESPSNTQWMRGSITPKPFDLPTDCKASVTLLPQRFPHQPAAQSGTGVEMGVSVSKVRLNRIAIPSPRPSSACPSPSSSPATTSRAADPFAQLSATPAAGTGITNNANAFSSTTCGVSTAVVTSASSSGIDAVLNAIKSPISDLSLSMTASRQATAVCTTGEQETPSTHIAYLLPPKRSSEALDESTENTELLSREVTVCMEAKTKEVVECDRIVGAAASDAAVLKPSCTISCSPCSQVMVTQEAHYHGGAEAPEEDDDVISDATMTVVCSESHTIIRNFTAAVVQESEQSGISILSHHFRVSSGPIGKGAFGAVYRALNLDTGRIVAVKQSRYSYDDKTADLNWREFQMWSMLPPHANVITFYGASREVDTNQLLLVMEYASGGSIVQLYRYFRPIPEPLFYDHAVGIARGLKHLHDHNVIHGDVKPENVLTRSDGSVAISDFGCSSFSLVSSDNGSPLLRSSKRESGSLQLFGTAAYMAPEVILNEPHLKSDVWAYACTLVQLWLGKSPWSYGERRFSALDSIPLMFYIANEEVVPFTTEQLERSPRWLQCIARRAFERDVERRCTMAEIISILADYSKVYRP